A region from the Algoriphagus machipongonensis genome encodes:
- a CDS encoding SDR family oxidoreductase, which produces MSKSILVTGGTKGIGRAIIERFADEGFDVITCSRNEQDLAELRASLEENHALIHVLAVKADLSKKEEVLEFAEKVKAFSIPDVLVNNTGVFIPGAILDEPEGNFEMMMNTNLYSAYYLTRALIGGMKEKKSGHIFSIGSIAGLTAYANGGSYAISKWAMLGMTKCLREELKNEQIKVTSVLPGATYTASWEGVELPEERFMRSVDVAESVWSAYNLSPQSVVEEIVIRPQLGDI; this is translated from the coding sequence ATGAGTAAAAGTATTTTGGTTACTGGTGGTACCAAAGGCATTGGAAGAGCGATCATCGAGCGCTTTGCTGATGAAGGTTTTGATGTGATAACTTGTTCAAGAAATGAACAGGATTTAGCCGAATTGAGAGCTTCATTGGAAGAAAACCATGCTTTGATTCATGTATTGGCAGTAAAGGCTGATCTTTCAAAAAAGGAAGAAGTATTAGAGTTTGCGGAAAAAGTCAAAGCATTTTCCATTCCTGATGTCTTGGTAAACAATACGGGGGTATTTATTCCTGGAGCAATCTTAGATGAACCTGAAGGCAATTTTGAGATGATGATGAATACAAACCTTTATTCTGCTTATTACTTGACTCGTGCTTTAATAGGAGGGATGAAGGAAAAGAAAAGTGGGCATATTTTTAGTATTGGCTCTATTGCAGGTTTGACTGCTTATGCCAATGGCGGAAGTTATGCCATTTCTAAATGGGCGATGTTGGGAATGACCAAATGTCTACGCGAAGAATTGAAAAATGAGCAGATCAAAGTAACCTCAGTCTTGCCTGGAGCAACCTATACTGCAAGTTGGGAAGGGGTAGAATTACCCGAAGAAAGGTTTATGCGCTCGGTTGATGTTGCAGAATCTGTATGGTCTGCTTATAACCTTTCGCCTCAATCTGTTGTTGAAGAAATAGTGATAAGACCACAACTCGGAGATATCTAA
- the ispG gene encoding (E)-4-hydroxy-3-methylbut-2-enyl-diphosphate synthase: protein MESIIKSADQLYCDSLTSYARRKTIPVNVGGVLIGGDNPIVVQSMTTVDTMDTLGSVEQCIRMIESGCELVRITAPSIKEAENLRNIKDELRKRGYKTPLVADIHFTPNAAEVAARIVEKVRVNPGNYADKKKFEVIEYTDATYQEELNRIRDRFLPLVKICKEHGTAMRIGTNHGSLSDRIMSRYGDTPLGMVESALEFLRICEDENYFDIVISMKSSNTQVMVQAYRLLVQKLNEGGFKPYPLHLGVTEAGEAEDGRIKSAVGIGTLLEDGLGDTVRVSLTEDPEFEAPVAKALIDRYSHRAPHAKIKEIDTYPIHPFDHEKRHSNEIYNFGGQNVPRVITDISKIENITEKEIKQTGHFYLPELDKWKMNDQGCDFVYSGSNPIPFMLPNGMKEIQDAETWEKSGDAVNKFPLFDLAAYAKAQKFHPEVNFLEVFDTEIESAISLLSKRDKTVLILKTSNKHAMPAMRRAIVSLMEAKMDVPVIVKIAYPDQNQDLTMLYAATDVGGLLIDGLGDGIFISLEKENQTDREEVLEQIKLHNSVGFGVLQAARTRMSKTEYISCPSCGRTLFDLQETTAMIRKRTDHLKGVKIGIMGCIVNGPGEMADADYGYVGSGKGKITLYKGKEVMKRSVPSANAVDELIEIIKEDGMWNESEEVS from the coding sequence ATGGAATCAATTATTAAGTCAGCGGATCAATTGTATTGCGATAGTTTGACCTCATACGCTCGTAGAAAAACAATACCTGTCAATGTTGGTGGAGTTTTGATCGGCGGGGATAATCCTATTGTAGTTCAATCTATGACTACGGTAGATACGATGGATACTTTGGGTTCAGTGGAGCAATGTATTCGAATGATCGAGTCCGGTTGTGAATTGGTGAGAATAACTGCTCCGAGTATTAAGGAGGCCGAAAATCTTAGAAACATCAAGGATGAATTAAGAAAACGGGGTTATAAAACACCTTTGGTAGCAGATATTCATTTTACTCCTAATGCCGCTGAAGTAGCAGCCAGGATTGTAGAGAAAGTACGTGTTAACCCAGGGAATTATGCCGATAAGAAGAAATTTGAGGTCATAGAATATACTGATGCTACCTACCAAGAGGAGCTAAACCGTATCCGTGATCGCTTCTTGCCATTGGTGAAAATTTGTAAGGAACATGGTACTGCCATGAGAATTGGTACCAATCATGGTTCCCTTTCTGATAGAATCATGAGCCGCTACGGCGATACTCCCTTAGGGATGGTGGAGTCAGCTTTGGAGTTTTTGAGGATTTGTGAAGATGAAAACTATTTTGACATCGTGATATCGATGAAGTCATCCAACACCCAAGTGATGGTTCAGGCTTATCGATTGCTGGTTCAAAAACTAAACGAAGGAGGCTTCAAGCCCTATCCTCTTCATTTGGGAGTGACCGAGGCTGGAGAAGCAGAAGATGGAAGAATAAAATCCGCTGTAGGAATTGGGACTTTGCTAGAAGATGGACTTGGTGATACGGTTAGAGTTTCACTTACGGAAGATCCAGAATTTGAGGCTCCAGTAGCTAAAGCATTGATTGACCGATATTCTCACCGTGCCCCTCATGCTAAAATTAAAGAGATAGATACCTATCCAATCCATCCTTTTGACCATGAAAAAAGGCATAGTAACGAGATTTATAATTTTGGGGGTCAAAATGTACCACGTGTCATTACCGATATTTCCAAAATTGAAAATATAACAGAAAAGGAGATTAAGCAGACAGGGCATTTCTACCTTCCGGAACTAGATAAATGGAAAATGAATGATCAAGGATGCGACTTTGTGTATTCAGGATCCAATCCAATTCCATTTATGTTGCCCAATGGAATGAAGGAAATTCAAGACGCAGAAACTTGGGAGAAATCAGGGGATGCTGTAAATAAATTCCCTCTTTTTGATTTGGCGGCCTATGCTAAAGCCCAAAAATTTCATCCTGAAGTAAATTTTCTAGAGGTCTTCGATACTGAAATAGAATCAGCAATTTCTTTGCTTTCCAAGAGAGATAAAACGGTCTTGATATTGAAGACATCCAATAAACATGCGATGCCTGCGATGAGGAGAGCTATTGTTTCTTTAATGGAAGCAAAAATGGATGTTCCGGTTATTGTAAAAATCGCATATCCAGATCAGAACCAAGACTTGACGATGCTTTATGCGGCTACGGATGTTGGAGGTCTTTTAATAGATGGTTTGGGAGACGGGATTTTCATTTCTCTCGAAAAGGAGAACCAAACGGATCGAGAAGAGGTACTGGAACAGATAAAACTGCATAATTCTGTTGGATTTGGAGTTCTACAAGCAGCAAGAACCAGAATGTCCAAAACGGAGTATATTTCCTGCCCTTCTTGTGGAAGAACTTTATTTGACCTGCAGGAAACTACTGCAATGATCAGAAAAAGAACAGATCATTTGAAAGGCGTGAAGATTGGAATCATGGGATGTATTGTCAATGGTCCTGGAGAAATGGCTGATGCAGATTATGGTTATGTAGGGTCCGGAAAAGGTAAAATCACTTTATATAAGGGAAAAGAAGTCATGAAACGCTCGGTGCCTTCAGCCAATGCGGTGGATGAATTGATAGAAATCATCAAAGAAGATGGAATGTGGAACGAATCTGAGGAAGTTTCTTAA
- a CDS encoding DUF6728 family protein — protein sequence MSENNKVKEFFKLGEVGNYFIRVFQKPDPNQKSNLNLRMMHGINKISIIIFLLAIIVWTVKRFI from the coding sequence ATGTCAGAAAATAATAAAGTAAAGGAGTTCTTTAAGTTAGGAGAGGTAGGAAATTATTTTATCCGAGTTTTTCAAAAACCTGACCCCAACCAAAAGTCAAACCTTAACCTGAGGATGATGCATGGAATCAATAAGATATCCATTATTATCTTTCTTTTGGCCATCATCGTATGGACGGTTAAAAGATTTATTTGA
- a CDS encoding acyltransferase family protein, producing the protein MNSPLSKSGRLVSLDTFRGLTMFLLIAEAAFVYESLLEAFPDPGILNSFFTQFTHHPWNGLRFWDLIQPFFMFIVGVAMPFSLNKRLENQENRSEVTKHILKRCFYLFLFGTGLHCIYSGELVFELWNVLTQLSFTILVTYFLISKSWKIQLGVSVALLLLTEFLYRIYNPETPYEHGTNFGNYIDMILMGQINGGGWVAINCIPTAAHTIWGAICGNLLLSKKSDQDKIKTLTIAGVIALIIGYGLDLTGITPIIKRISTSSFALASGGWALITLAFSFWLIDVKKFQSKAFPFIIVGMNSIFIYLFAEILGHRWLFRTIRIFTDGFLGPIGLGEHFIAVITSFITLACMWGLCYFLYKKKIFFRI; encoded by the coding sequence ATGAATTCACCCTTATCCAAGTCTGGTAGACTTGTTTCCTTGGACACTTTTAGGGGCCTCACCATGTTTTTATTGATTGCGGAGGCAGCATTTGTTTATGAAAGTCTTTTAGAGGCTTTTCCAGATCCTGGCATTTTAAACTCCTTTTTCACCCAGTTTACACATCACCCCTGGAACGGGCTTAGGTTTTGGGATTTAATCCAACCTTTCTTCATGTTCATTGTGGGCGTTGCAATGCCTTTCTCGCTAAACAAACGTCTCGAAAACCAAGAAAACAGGTCGGAGGTCACCAAACACATTCTTAAAAGATGTTTTTACCTTTTTCTATTTGGCACTGGATTACACTGCATCTATAGCGGAGAGTTAGTATTTGAGCTTTGGAATGTCCTGACTCAGCTTTCTTTCACTATTTTGGTCACCTACTTTTTGATTTCAAAATCCTGGAAAATCCAACTTGGAGTCTCGGTGGCTCTATTGTTATTAACTGAATTCCTTTACAGAATTTATAACCCTGAAACACCCTATGAACATGGGACAAACTTTGGGAATTATATTGACATGATCCTGATGGGACAAATCAATGGCGGAGGTTGGGTTGCAATAAACTGCATCCCTACTGCTGCACATACCATTTGGGGAGCTATCTGTGGCAATTTACTCCTATCAAAAAAATCAGATCAAGACAAAATCAAAACTCTTACGATCGCCGGAGTAATAGCATTAATCATCGGCTATGGGTTAGATTTAACTGGTATCACTCCAATCATCAAGCGGATTAGCACAAGTTCATTCGCCTTGGCATCAGGGGGCTGGGCTCTTATTACATTGGCTTTTTCTTTTTGGCTTATTGATGTCAAAAAATTTCAATCAAAGGCGTTCCCATTCATTATTGTGGGAATGAATTCCATATTTATCTACCTATTTGCGGAAATATTAGGTCATCGATGGCTTTTCAGAACCATCAGAATATTTACGGATGGATTTTTAGGCCCAATAGGGCTTGGTGAACATTTCATCGCAGTGATCACCTCTTTTATTACATTAGCTTGTATGTGGGGGCTTTGCTACTTTCTATACAAAAAGAAAATATTCTTCAGAATATAA
- a CDS encoding sterol desaturase family protein, which produces MEKYIKAISDGYYGYWNYLINEILNPSWHNYFYWLVGASLAIWLLEVAFPWRKNQPIIREHFWLDIFYLFWNYFLFALVAYNALSMVAVEAFNDFLGLFGITNTVAIKVDQLPGWVQLLIIFIVRDFMQWAIHMMYHHVGWMWEFHKVHHSTREMGFAALLRYHWMENILYRTLEYIPLAMIGFGITDFFIVHIFTLVLGQLGHANLYIPLGPFRYIINGPQMHLWHHAKELPESHPNGFNYGISLSLWDFLFRTNYWPSDDENLPVGLPDEENYPEDFIGQNIAPFKKIFRKK; this is translated from the coding sequence ATGGAAAAGTACATCAAAGCAATTTCTGATGGCTATTACGGCTATTGGAATTATTTGATCAATGAGATTTTAAACCCAAGCTGGCATAATTATTTTTATTGGCTTGTCGGGGCTTCTTTAGCCATTTGGTTATTAGAAGTAGCTTTTCCCTGGAGAAAAAATCAACCCATCATTCGAGAGCATTTCTGGCTGGATATTTTCTACCTATTCTGGAATTATTTCTTATTTGCTTTGGTGGCTTACAATGCCTTGTCCATGGTAGCTGTAGAAGCATTCAATGACTTTCTCGGTCTATTTGGCATTACGAATACCGTCGCAATTAAAGTCGATCAATTACCCGGCTGGGTCCAGCTTCTAATCATATTTATTGTCCGTGACTTTATGCAATGGGCCATTCATATGATGTATCATCATGTAGGCTGGATGTGGGAATTTCATAAAGTACATCATAGTACGAGAGAAATGGGTTTCGCTGCTTTACTGCGTTACCACTGGATGGAAAACATTCTTTACCGAACATTAGAGTATATTCCTTTGGCAATGATTGGGTTCGGAATTACTGATTTCTTCATTGTACATATTTTTACATTGGTTTTAGGCCAACTGGGGCATGCCAATCTTTACATTCCCCTTGGACCTTTCCGATACATCATAAATGGCCCTCAAATGCATTTATGGCATCATGCTAAGGAATTACCTGAATCACACCCAAATGGGTTTAATTATGGGATTTCATTGAGCCTATGGGACTTCCTTTTTAGGACAAATTATTGGCCATCTGACGATGAAAATCTGCCTGTGGGGTTGCCGGATGAAGAAAATTATCCAGAAGATTTTATCGGACAAAACATTGCTCCCTTTAAGAAAATCTTCAGAAAAAAATAA
- a CDS encoding dodecin family protein translates to MGIVKVLEVIATSDQSIEHAIQNAVEETSKTVRNIDSVYVKDIKAHVKDGKVSSYGCVCKVSFRVD, encoded by the coding sequence ATGGGAATAGTAAAAGTTTTAGAAGTAATCGCCACGTCAGATCAAAGCATAGAACATGCAATACAAAACGCTGTTGAGGAGACCTCAAAAACAGTAAGAAATATTGATTCAGTCTATGTCAAAGATATCAAAGCTCACGTAAAAGATGGCAAAGTGAGTTCATATGGATGTGTTTGCAAGGTATCATTCCGTGTGGACTAA
- a CDS encoding MmcQ/YjbR family DNA-binding protein, protein MTLTYFRDYCLAKPGVTEDTPFDKDALCFRVGGKIFSITSINSFQYINLKCDPERAVLLREEFEGITPGYHMNKKQWNSVSTTGNVPDTLILELADHSYELIFGSLPKKIQAQIRP, encoded by the coding sequence ATGACTCTGACCTATTTTCGTGATTACTGTCTTGCCAAACCCGGTGTAACTGAAGACACCCCTTTCGATAAAGATGCCCTTTGCTTTAGGGTGGGAGGCAAGATATTTTCTATAACTTCCATAAACTCCTTTCAGTACATCAATTTGAAATGTGATCCAGAACGTGCTGTATTGCTAAGAGAAGAATTTGAAGGAATCACTCCTGGATACCACATGAATAAGAAGCAGTGGAATTCAGTCAGCACTACAGGAAATGTTCCCGACACACTGATATTGGAATTGGCAGATCACTCCTATGAACTTATCTTTGGCAGCCTGCCAAAAAAAATCCAAGCACAAATTCGTCCATGA